The nucleotide sequence acagggCGCTGAAGAcccacagtgagccgtcgctgATTGGTGCCTAGTTAGACCCAGGGTCCacagacactgcctttcatttctgcagatggccgagaaccagtgttgccaaagactgtgcacatctagggaactggtcagtcacatcagcCAGCTGCAGGGTTTGGCGCcatggggatatggagggcatccactgtcactcaatttctacaccagtggcttctttcaatgctccacaggtgacctctgtaggaTATTGCAAGTCTcctcccacaaatgcatccatgaggtcacggatgccatcttcacgagggaacacaactttgtgcattttgccgagaaccaggaaagccaggatgcaagagtgattggatttgcccagatctcaggtttctcacagatgcagggtgccatcggctgcagtcacgtggcgctcagatctccgtcaaaACAAAGCGGTCaattatgtcaaccacaaggacttccatttgctgaatgagcagctggtgtgtgaccaccacaaatgcatcctgcaggtcttcgcacggtttccagggtgtgtgcatgactcctacattttcAGTAGGTCACAAAGTGCTGATGTCTCCCAaggtccacaaaggctgcaggaATGGCTCCTTAGGGACATGGGCTACCTGGAAAGGACGTGACTGATGACATCtgatggcctcagactgcagcaaagcgaatgtataatgaggctcatgctcaaactcacaacttgatggagcaaaccaacgggatgctgaaaatgaggttccagtgtttGCAacagcctggtggagccctgcaatgtagcccacagagggtgtcacacatagcatcatctgctgcgccctttacaaactATCGCTACAACGGGGAGAAGAGCTGGCTCAGGAGAAGAtggggagctggaggtctcctctgatgaggaggatgtcgatggtGATGAGGATgaagaggtccttgaaggcgacaaTGACAGCAATGAGGCTATTACatgggccagacaaggcaggcacacggGCGGCCCTcccagctgctagatttgtggaggatgatgacgatatgcagtgaggaaacaccatagttcctcacattccatctgtgaatgtttgagtccagtctggcttatggcaacgcacataccctctgtgagaatgctcctgtcatggagatgacaCGAAGACCCTAATTGTCactcaattccaggaggatgatgacaacatacagtgaggacactccatagatcttcaatagcccctgtgaatgtctgacttctgtttGCCCGAGGGTGGCTTGCTTGCGCTTTGATCAGCGTCATaccatggagacgcagccatgaaactttaaatgcacctgatcctttgtcagcctttagcACCTGACCACTTCagaagcacagtgtcactggtcaaaGATGCTGACgaaatgggggccagccccaccttaaagatactgggagtacacagagagaatgatggaactctgaagCCTGCCCACAACACCcctgcagcaatgacaagcaccattgaagtgcaggcatcagtaatgtttccagtgagtgtgagtttggaccatcactttggtcttaaGGCTACAcaaagggaagaggccctggtctAAGatgcctgcctttatcttgtgcaggaaccaaggtttcacgtcTTCGTGATaaaaacattgctcatcagaacaaggagccattgggagggagacattcttgggagtttatttacaatagtgagcattatgtataagtgattaacagccatgcccaggctgtgcaattaacatctagttgctgctgagtgtCTCAGCAGGTGAAGTGAATATTGAGGAGGATTTGAAGCTTTTGCAATGCCGACCATCGCTGTTTCCATCAGCACCACAGCTGTCGGCGCCAAGGCCTCCGTCTCCAAGAAAGGCTCGAAGAAAATGGTGATGAAAATGTCCAGAAAGGGCAGCAGGAAGCACAGGTAGAGCTACAGCATCTACAGCTACAAGGTGCTGAAGCAGGTCCATCCTGACActggcatctcctccaaggccatgagtgtcAATCAACTTGTTCATCAGAGACATCTTCGAGCGGGTCGCCGGTGAGGCTTCCCGCCTGGTCCATTACACCAGGCAGCAGACTATCTGCTCCCGGGACATCCAGAGCACTGTCTGCCTCCtgctgccaggggaactggccaaacacgcCATCTCTGAGGGCACCAAGGCAGTcaccaagtacaccagctccaagtagAGCTCCTGCTAATAAAGAAAATAACATCTTCCTGATTGAGCTCAGGTGCACCTCATTAAGCCTGAGCTGtgtgatgttgttgctgctgcagcctgggagtgtggagagttgggtgttggctgctgctgactgctttggttgctgctcctgttttgGATTAGTACTGTGATCTACAAGGCAAGAACAGGGAGACATTTCTCCCAGGGAGTTTTTCTTATCtgctgagagagaggaggaacactGCTGAGAAGGGAAAGAGAGTTACTATATCCAGAGGCCTCAGGCTTTCGACCTAACTCCatttggagggaggagaagaccaGGAGAGAGGAAATTACTTCCAGAACAAAGAACTGTTGGAGGTGGGTTTTGTGGACCTGAGGGCAGGAGGGGAGAAGATTTCTCTCCAGGGGATTTAATGCTGACAGAGGGAGCTGAAGAGCAAGTAATATCAGTGGggtgtggctgtgtttgtggaCTTCTCTTCAACATCTTGTGACGATCTGTGCCTACCCCACCCTTCCACCTTCATTTTGAGACGGGCTAACCAGGGCTACTTCATGAAGGAAACCACCGGCCCAGAAGACTGTGTGCTGGGCAGTTCTAGCTACCCGGGCAAAGACTTGCTTAAGGCATCTTGTGTGAAGACATCCTCTGTGAAGAAAGGtcctccccaccaaccacctccacccgcgcccccatccaccacctaccCACCAGCGGCATCTGACAACCCTGTGCCTTTCCATCCTCCCTCctatgcctttctctctctctctctaccctcctcTCTGACCTTTTTCATTTGGGACATACGTTTCCCACCTTTGTCTCCCAATACTATACGAATAACAATACATTTCTGGGGTGGGTGCGGTTCTGATCGACCATGGCGACACTGTCTCCTGTGGTGGCGGGGCCATCAAAAACCACCTATGCAGGGGCAGTGGTTACTCCACCTTCTGCTGCTCCAGTAGCCCCGTCATCTTTTTGTCTGGTAACCCGGGAGCACAGCGTTAAGAGCTATACCCACTCTGATATGTCTACTGAGGCCTATGTAAAGGTGATGGCCAGGGTGGTCGGCCCCTCGGCCATTGTCACAGCCTCCAAGATGCACAGCAAAGCCGTCTTTTTCCTGAGCACCGAGCCCTGGAAAAGgtgctcactgtgggcgggacttttctggacCCTTTGGAGGCCACTGCTTAGGGGATTATAATTTCAAATGTCCGGCTCTTTGTCCCCAGTGAGCTCCTTCTGCCCCACCTCCATCAACTGGGGGAGGTTAGGTCAGGGGTTGCAACGATCTCGCTCGGCTTCAAGGATGCAGCCCTCTGCCATGTCTACTCCTTCCGGTACAAGGTTTTCATCTGCCTGGCCCGGGTGGAGTGCGTGGAGGGGGCCTTTGACCTAGAATTCGAGGAGGCCACCTACAGAGTATTTTGGACTGTGGATGGCGTGCGCTGCCATGCCTGCAAGGAGGTggggcatgtgaggaagaactgtTCCACCTTCAAGGCCGCCAGCAACATCCACGCGGCTGCAGCTGGTACCGCGGCTCCTCCCCCCGCCATCACTCCATCTTCCTCCCCGCAAGGCGGGGTGCCGCTGGCTGCCAccgccatctcggctgccggtgaggcgaggggagagcccccgcgccataagaaggcgcggaggaagatcCACCACCTGGGGGCGGCCCCCAAGACTCCCCAGAGCCCTCAGACCACACTGTGAACCAGACCCCCGAAGACACCAGCTTGGGGGAACAAAAAACATCCGGCTCCAGCGTTGTATCTGCACGTGATCCCGGGCCCACGTGTGTCTTGGTGCAATGTGCTGGGCCCGGCGGCGTCCCTGCGCAGGTTCCCGGGGTCAGCGGGAGTGAGGCGCGAGATCCCGAGCCGGTTGTCCTTTCAAAAAGGGTGGAGCTACCCAAACCCCAGAGGATGGCGCGCCCAGGAGGGCTGGATGAGGCGGAGGTGGCCTTGCAGATGGAGgtctccccatcccccagcctACGCTGGAAGAGATTTCACCCCTCGGAGGAGGAGGACATTCCGACTGCTCCAGAGAAGAGGGGGTGGCGTCTCTACACTGcaagtcctctctctgtcctctgggGGGAGCCCAAACCCGTCACCCCCGTTACCCATATTAtcttgctgcagtcccctgagcagggcccctTGGGGGTCGCTGAGGGTGCCACGCTTGTGGAGGTGCCTCACCAAGACCCACCTTATACCTCCGAGATATTATCCAGCCCACCAGGGGCTGCAGCAGACCCTTTTTAGCCCCCATAattgggtcattgggtggcggtggCAAAGAAGGCCTCCCTGCTCCATCCCAAACTTTAGCATCTAGCGTCACCATATTAAGTCCAAAGCTACTTCCGGACTCGCTGGACAACCCAGTGCCTGAGGGGGAGTGGGGCTCTGAGCTGTCGCCGCCCTCTGACCCAGAAACCAtaaaggagaccagagaggatgATCCCTCTGATCCTGGGGGTGAgatcgaggtggaggtggagccgacTGGGAGCTCCGAACCAGCCCCATAGTCAATATGGGGGAGGGTTGCTTGGTGGAGGTGACAACCTGGAGGAGGACAGAGTTTCAGTGGTGGGATGACTTAGAGTTGTTGTCAGGTGAGGTGGTGGATTCCCTGGTGACCCCACAGACTCTCCACTCATCCCTTTGCAGGAACTCCAGGACTTTTTAGCGAGTAATTACAGTCGCCGAGACAGAGTCCAGTTGGCCATAAACCGGTGgtattcgtttccgctggtgttctggtccacccgCGAGGTCCTAAAGGCCCCTGAGTTGGACAGGAACACCTGGCAGAGGGTCCATATGTTTCCTGCtaggctcctgaaggagaggaagactTAGAAAAGTCCTCTCCTCCTTTTATTTCAAGTGTTggtagcacatacttctgacaatgaagattaccatagccagcctcaacatccacagcagcaggGAAGCACAGCGCAGATTCCAGAACTTCTCAGTCCTCCAGGATGGGAAGTATgcggtgtgcttcctgcaggaaacccagacCGTTCCGGGAGATGGAGCTGGAGTGGctagggggggtctacatgagtcacctaacCTCCAATTcaggcggggtggctatcttgtaggccccacattttcagccagagatcttgggggtcaaggagccggtgctaGGTcagttgctgcaccttactgtgcaCCTAGGGGGTGcagcgcttcactttgtgaatgtgtacattcCCCTGGacgcgcagcagcaagcgagcttctttgaggaagtgtccactcatctgggCTCCATTGACGCAGGCGAGTGCATTGTCCTCAGGGGGGATTTCAACTGCACTCTCGAGGCCCGGGGCCGTCACGGTACCCGGTGGCTAGGtatgagtaagttgcgggacctgatCGGGTCCTTCGACTCGGTGgatgtctggcgaaatctccaacCTGATTCCAGGGTTTTCACTTTCGTGTCACCTGGAGTTGGAGCGTCCAGACCCAACCGCCTTTACATTTCGAGGGCGTACGTGTCCTGCACTCCATCGGCTTCTGTGCGGTGGGCGCCATGCACGGGCCGCCGTCTGATGTGGGTGGAGATCGCTTCGTTCTGCGCTCAGACGGGGTCCACATATTGgtactttaacaacctgctgctggaggacgagcTGTTCCTCAACTCATTCCGTCATTTCTGGGCCAGCAGGAGAAGGAAGTGGGAAGGCTTCTCCTCCTTGAGGCTATAGTGGGACGTGGACAAGGCTCACTTCCCCATCTTCTGTCAGGAGTATGCAagggggtcgacaaagaggcagaaatccagggtggaggagttggagaaggaggtgctcaacTTGGAGGCACATCTCTGTCAGCCCGATGCAGACCCAGCTCTGCGGCTGGTGTACAATGAGAAGGAGGGCGCACTGCAGGACTTGTGACTCATCGGGTCATGCGGCATGTACATGAGGTTGCGGATCCAGTTCCTCAAGGATCAggaccgtggctcccccttctactcactggaaaaaaggcacggggtccgtcagcagctccttacgctgctggccaacgacggatcccttgtctcggatccagtgggcatcagggccattgccggaacctactacactgccctgttccctctggatccatccagcgaggatgcttgcagagttttgtgggaggacctgctgcaGGTTGGCCTAGAGGgtgccggaaagcttgactccccaaTACGTCTGGAGGAGCTGATCAGCGCTCTCGACAGTCTCACTCAGGGCAAATCCCCGGGGTTGGACAGGTTGACCATGGAGTTCTTCAGGACgttctgggacatcctggggaaCGACTACCCAGGGGTCCTGGAGGAGAGTATCgcaaccggggagatgcccctttcgtggtgcAGGGTGGTcattgccctgctgcctaagaagcaGAATCTCCGCCTACTTAAAAATTGGCGcccagtctccctcctcagcacggattacaagatctttgccagggccatgtcttcttgccTTGGCGccatgctggaccacatgatccaccctgaccagtcctacaccgtcccaggCCGTACCATCTATGGCAATATTCatctggtccaggacatcatccacttttcccagagggctggtctgtcgagtgcCCTCCTGTCTCTCGACCAGGAGAAGGAGttcaacagggtggatcacgaatatttattCGGGACTCTGCGAGTATTCGGGTTCAGGACGCATTTCgttgcccggatccgacttctgtatgCTGCCGCAGaatgtctagttaaggttaacgggccccttcgctttgggagaagGGTgagtcagggctgccccctgtctggccaattgtattctatctgcatggagcctttcctgcgcctcttgcggaggaggttgtcgggattggctCTGCACTGGCCGGGCACTGGGGTAGTCCTTTTCACTTACGCCAATGACATGCTCCTCATGTTCGCCGACCTGGCTGAACTgcagaggatgcgcgagtgccaggaggtctactctgccacgttctctgccaggatcaactggggcaagtgttctggactcctggtcttggtcagtggcagatggatcccctatccAAGTAGCTCTGGCCTTTTACCTGGAGAAGGACCAGTTGATTGATGCCATGTTGCAGTCCCGGCTGGTCACTTTAACCACTCCCCCCGGATTTTGTCAAAAAAATCCAGAGAACGCTCGTCGATTTCTTCTGGAGtaaaaaggctgcactgggtcacaactaaggttctgagtctcccgcttaagGAGGGCAGTCAGGTGCTGATGTGCCTATGCACCCgggtggtgactttccaccttcaggccctgcagtgaTACCTTTACATCGAGCCCCCACTGAGATGATGTGCCCTGGCAACGTATTTCCTCCGCCAGGTGCATGGTCTGAATTATGACATACAGCTCCTGTTTGTAGAGCTGAGGGGCCTTCATGGCTCCTTACTGGtgttgcctgtcttttaccaggacctgattaAAGTCTGGAACACGGCCCACGCAGAACCAGTCCCCACGTTGGCCCAAAATCCCGAACCCTCCCTTGGGAGCCAGAGCCTCGCCACCTGAGTCGCCTTGTGGAAATGCCCTCTGTGTCCTTTAATTGGGCGTGGAGGAGTTTCCTGTATAGGCTATTgatgcacacccttcacttcatTGCCCTCGCCCGCTGCTCGGACACGCCCTGGAGTGCCTTGTTGCTGTCTGGCGGCGGATGTCCCCAGTGGGGGGCCATCTACAGGGGTGTCCTCCCATTTTCCATCGGGGACccggggtggagggtgttgtatGAGACTGCTGCGTGCAATCATAGCATGTGTCAGTTTACAGACTCCCAAGATGCTTGTGCtttttgcggccttgtggagtctgtggaccacaTGTCTGTTGGTTGTTGAAGGCTGCACCCCTTTTTAGtttcttgaaaaaccttttactgttgctttgtttgcacttcagtcccacgctcctgatctacaggcACCCGGTGCAGAGGGGGGCCGGgatggaggaggacctcctcgtgaagcCATTAATAGATCCAGCCAGCAGGTGATCGAGGGGGTTGTTTGACCCAACTTTCTGTCCCTCTTCCACTGCTACGTgagtccctggagagggagcacatgccGCCTGCCGGCACTGTTGaagccttccatgctcggtgggcaccgtggggactggggtgttttattgaccctcaatcacattttgatttaatgttagtaagtttcctttaaactttgacttttgtttttgcagtttcctttaaggggctgccttttacttcatccctgattttgttaatttagtttatttggttttgACATGAAAAGAgttatatcttcttaaccttcctaaccctgccggcAACGTCTTGGTGCTCACCCGACagtcacagcggaggtggaggcagcctgcccaCTGAGATGCTCTGTCTGTGATGggcttggtgggtgtcctctggacgGCTGAGACTTGGGGGggctccagcctgcttttggggtcctgctgcgtGGTAgcagcaccctcctcggcctgtgaaactGGAGCTTCTGGGGTCACAGaggagatttggatgggccagacacttgcggagtcacctgggtagatggccctggggtgtgtaCCTGTTGAttctcctcccaatgggtgcccaggggtccctggctgacttcttgaggagaagggatagctggaatgagatctACCTACCCCCGCACCTCTCTCATGtatacactgttggagaccaactatggcctTAGCGATGGAGCTAAACCCATGCAGCAGtgtaggagtgatgtcctggaccaaggtctccatggtggccgccatcctaccagtggtgacctcagtgcgttggcatactggtgctatcacctcagcctgaaggcgaatGGACTCCTCTactgtgtcttgcaatctgaggagtgcagcggacatcccttcctgaggttcccaagcttgcctttgcagctccagcaactgagacgtGACCGAGTCCCGAGGCTCATCACCTAAGTCggattcagcagatttctggcctccagcagtcctccaagtgccgaagacctgggaagtccctgccaccgcctgctctAGATTAGAAAGTGCAGTGcactcaccagattatgatcccaaagctactctaaagctaggtcccaccaaggtgtgtgtctgtaCTAGTGGAAGGTGTGCGTGAGCACTGTGACAAGTCTTCAATGAAGgcgtcttcagattcctcttcagaggttccttCAGGGCtagattggaggccctggatcatggacgcagttgactgtttcccagatgtgcatgCGAAAGCAAGGAAAGGTAATGAGCACATggaagtggcctgtgaaacaggaaacatcactcacagcatagttgtctgatggatgttgcattgctgggtcctcacttgggaAAGCAGTGCTGACTTCACTGTCAACACAGGACCTGTCCcagtcatcaccggccagctggatggctttgtttttAAAGTccctgaggaccttgatttcaggccttcctccaccagtctgcgacctctccataTTGTTGTTTGCCAATTTGTCCtatatgaatagagatggagagaatgtaagcaggacgcctgccaggccagatgataagtatgcctggcatgtgtgggtggtgagtggccccatggacaagacgaggacaatgacagtgcttgtgagagagtgaatggtgatgtcccttgagctggcagtgagtgagatccctgtgaatgtgtgatgggtttgtgagtgtgtgagttgacagtgatgagaagagtgacttaccctggaggaacagaggagattgttcatccttttttggcaatggtggctgtcctcttttgcagggttttggcactgaccaccgctgccactacctcccatgctggattagtgatgttgctggccCTCCTGTGGCTAAAtcgggggcagaggacatcaaggcgggcctccactgtgtccaaaaggcacttgagggatgcgtcattaaaccgggggtgggggggtggggggggtgctgcagtcttcttgcctttcagggccatgcagCAATCCAGTTcctgaagcactgagagatgtgtgcgCTGCTGCAATTTAAATGTGACACCCGACATAATGAAGCAGTGAGATGAtagcgtggcaggcaaatgaaagcccacccaccatgaGGCAGTGTGTTTCCCAagattgcataattaatgagttgggattgggacaataaggcatgaaaagtcgccattgcagctggtggctaaaacattctttttcctgcccacttccgcacttagtgcaaatctgggacgattccatacTAAGTCTTTGAGCCTGCCTGTGAGACAAAACAGAGTTGGAATATCTGGGACCCTCTCGGAGGTAAGACCTTAGAACTTTGAGATAAGGGACATAAGTGGATGTCAAAAACATTATGTAATGGTGTGATGCTCACATGAAGGATACCTGGTCGATCAGGGAAAGTAACCTCACACAGGGCTAAAGgtgattggggtgggggaggggttaatTGGATAACAGCCAGCATAAAAGATGCTCCAACCTTGTCTTTgtgatggggagaaactgtccaGAGACAAGACCAAACAAGAcaagacacaaagagagagacagtggagaaACAGAAAAGAGGAGCCTGAAGATCAAAAGTTGCAAGAAGAGAAGTCATTATGCGCCCCCCGTCCAGTCATAATACGGGAAATATATAGCGCACGTTAGACTGAAAATCACTGTCTGAGCTATTGCAGTAGGTTTTTTGAGAACTTAATAAACGTGTTCCGACTTTATTTCATTAAAGTAGTCTCACAGCTGAACTTGTTGGCAATTAAGGGTTCAGAACCCCCCCAAAAATTTTGCTTTTTTGTAGTAATTTCAAAACGCAATGCCTTCCTGACCCCGTGCTATTTTTGTGGACTGGTTCAGCGTTTTGTAAGCTCTTAAAAAACCTGCCTTATTGGAGAGTTTGTGAACACTGGGGCAGCCTGCTTGAGGAGTCAagaacattggcctggattttcactgtatTGGGATtactcaggagccctttaaaaatggcagccggGATCAGATTCTGGGATTCCTGATCCCATCCCCAGGCTATCCAATTTTCAACTGGGTCTTTTAAGGCTGTGGGCTGGTTTGGGTCAAAAGCCGCcaccctgcactcccaacctggtCAGCTCCATTGCAGTGATAGGTATGTTCTGGTCCTCTTCCAATTGGGGAAATGTCCAATTGGGATCAGGTCAGGTTTTAAAGGATTCATGGTTTATAGCacctcagaggagttgtgaactaTAGCCTGCAAGAAGGAGCTTTTAAAAGCAAAGTTGAAAAGATGCACACCTGCCTGCCTCTGATCTGAACTCTAACCTATTCTAAAAATCCAGTCCAGGAATTCATGACAGAGAAGACATCAGGTTAGCAGGATcatctcccacatcccatgaaaaacaaCCACATTATTTCTGATGGTACTCTGAAGAGACATAGTTATAATTTGGCCTCGCCTCAAAAATTAATGGTAGATCCTACCAGGTGAAGATGGAACTCTTGTCAAATTAATTCTCCCATAAGGAaaactctaactgtttctctccatccAACTCCACTACACACTTTCCAAACAGTTAACAAAATCTTAAAGAGGTCATCCCCCACCTTGTCTGAATTGCAAC is from Carcharodon carcharias isolate sCarCar2 chromosome 13, sCarCar2.pri, whole genome shotgun sequence and encodes:
- the LOC121286090 gene encoding histone H2B 5-like, whose amino-acid sequence is MPTIAVSISTTAVGAKASVSKKGSKKMVMKMSRKGSRKHRDIFERVAGEASRLVHYTRQQTICSRDIQSTVCLLLPGELAKHAISEGTKAVTKYTSSK